TAAAAAAGAAGGGAGTCTAAGACCCTTCATTAAACCTGTGATTAAAGCCATTGAAACGATCCCTATCCATGATTTATTGGTGAGAATGCAAAAAGAACGCACGCAAATGGCAATCCTTGTCGATGAATACGGTGGTACATCTGGGTTAGTAACGGTAGAGGATATTATTGAGGAAATTGTCGGTGAGGTACGAGATGAATTTGACACTGATGAAGTAGCAAAGATTCAAAAGGTAAAGGAAAACCATTATTTATTGGATGGAAAAGTGTTAATTGAGGATGTTAACAGTTTACTCGGTACAAACATAGCCGGTGAAAGAATTGATACGATCGGTGGCTGGTTCCTTACACAAAACTTTGACGTTGGTATTGGCACAGAGGCTAAGTTCGATGGATACCTGTTCAAAGTCCGTGAGGCAGTGGGTCACCATATTTTGTATTTAGATGTAAAAAAAATTGTCAGCTAAGCAAATGAAAGGCACACGTCATGTTAGATAACGTGTGCCTTTATGCGGTATAAGGAGTGATTTGGAATCCAGACTTGCCATTATACTGTTTATTAGTGCTCATTAACGGGCGTATGCAGGGTATTTTTTAGTTTTTCCTCCATGACTTTAATGTCATTTTTGAATAGTTTGGAAATGACGTTTTCTTCACCGAATAACAGAATCTGATCGCCTTCGTGTATTTTTGTATGATAGATATTTTTTCTAAGTTTTAATTCGCCTCTTTTGATAAACAAGACAACAAACTCTAATTGGTCATAATCTTGAATCACTTGATTGATCTGTTTTTGATAGAGGGAAGAATCTTTATAGATATGAAGATTCAGCAGCTTGTCTTGTTCTTCGGACATAAAGATGTCTCTTATTGGCAAATCACCAAGTTCAATATTCTGTTTCATGTCCTGCTTAAATACCTTTGCTAACTTCGTTTGCACAGTTTTTAGCTTTAAAATAGCAAAGATAAGGAGAACACCGCCCGCCGCAAGGAAAATATCCTTCGTTCGAAGATCCTCAGATAAAATCGTACTAATGGATGAAATGATAACAGCCAGTGAGAAGGCCCCAAATAGGATTAGAAAAGTGGCTAGTTTCCTGCGAACCGGGTGGCCTAAAATTAACTCCGACTCTCCAGTTGTAAAGCCTGTACCTGTCATTAATGAAATGACCTGAAACCTTGAAACCTCCAACTTTAAATCCGTTAACCGAAAAAGAATGACAAAAATTTCGATGACAGTAGTAATGATGATGAAATAGATGAGTAAAAAGAATAGATTCATTTTTTCACCTCTGAATCCAAAAAATTGGCTGGGGCTGCATAGCCCCAACCTTTTTATCACTGCATTTTCTTAACAGTTCGGTGACTTATTAGTTAAATACCCGATAACTGTCGCCTTAAACTGTTTTTAAGAAAAAAGAAAAGGCTCGATAGATTACGAGTATTTCAAAACGGTTAAATAGAGAAAAAGGAGTTTTAGATTGGTTATTAAGTGGTACATCATAAACATGGGTTATAAGTTCACTGGATGACGAGTGGAATGTACGTATCAGATTTTCTACGAGCTTCTTTTCTTGAAATGAGATGTAAAGGAGGACTTTATATGAAACGAGTTTTATCGATGAAAGGACTTTTAACGGTTTTAGGAATGGGAGTATCGGTCGCGAAGTGGTTTGCGTATAAACCCAATAGAATGAAAGTAAAAAATATACTTGGAAAATTGAACATTACACCTTCGTTTAATAAGAAATAAACATTCTGATAGAGATAAGGAAGTCAAAAGACATGCGGTGCTCCGCATGTCTTTTTGTAAAATCAGCTATTTTTGTAAATGTAGGATTAGCTTTATGAAAGAACGGGTATTTATTCGTAAAGGGTTTTGCTAATTGGAGGTGAGGAACATGCTGCACACGAGGGCATTTCGATTTGGTTACGGTCTTTTGCTTATTTTTTTAATTATTTTTGTCGCAATGAAAATTGATTTTATTTTCCAACCTGTCTTTTTACTTGCCCAAACACTGTTTTTCCCCTTCTTGTTGTCCGGGGTGCTTTATTACTTGTTTCGCCCGCTGGTGAATTATCTTCAATTAAAAAATATTCCCAGAACATTTTCTATCCTGTTGATCTATTTACTATTCGGTCTATTAATCTCATTATTAATCTTTCTTGGCGGACCTGTTCTGAAAGAGCAAATGAAAAGTTTCGTCGATAGCACGCCTCAACTTATGGAGGCGATACCGGAGAAATTGACTGAGCTTGAGCAGAGTAAATGGTTCAATCAGTTACAGGAAAATGACAGTGTTGATGTAGAAAAGGCTTCCGAAGCGATTACTAAGTCGGTTTCTTCAAGTCTTTCTACAATTGGAACAAATTTTATGAATATTATTGGGGTACTTGCAAGTATTGTAATCATCTTTACGACTGTTCCGTTTATTCTCTATTACATGTTAAAAGAAGGCGAAAAGGCGCCTTTGTATATTCTCCGTTTATTGCCAGTGAGGCAGCAGAAAAATGGACGAAAAATATTAGCTGATTTAGATGAAGCGCTCAGTTCGTATATTCAAGGCCAAGTTCTTGTTAGTTTTTGTATAGGT
This genomic stretch from Neobacillus niacini harbors:
- a CDS encoding AI-2E family transporter — encoded protein: MLHTRAFRFGYGLLLIFLIIFVAMKIDFIFQPVFLLAQTLFFPFLLSGVLYYLFRPLVNYLQLKNIPRTFSILLIYLLFGLLISLLIFLGGPVLKEQMKSFVDSTPQLMEAIPEKLTELEQSKWFNQLQENDSVDVEKASEAITKSVSSSLSTIGTNFMNIIGVLASIVIIFTTVPFILYYMLKEGEKAPLYILRLLPVRQQKNGRKILADLDEALSSYIQGQVLVSFCIGVMLFIGYLLIDLDYSLLVAIFAMFTNVIPFIGPILAIIPAMIIASIDSPMMVVKVLMVMIVVQQIEGHIISPQVMGKRLEIHPLTIISLLLAAGRIGGVLGLIIAVPVYAVIKVIAHHSYRLWKLRKEKSIEEKIIKGENKDETKSYNDAIF